From a single Osmerus mordax isolate fOsmMor3 chromosome 6, fOsmMor3.pri, whole genome shotgun sequence genomic region:
- the rhbg gene encoding ammonium transporter Rh type B translates to MADVTTNLRLKLPLVCIILEIILIILFGALVEYNVDTDAKLWHEKLNNGSSNYDNDFYFRYPSFQDVHVMIFIGFGFLMTFLQRYGFSSVGFNFLIAAFALQWATLMQGLLHGFHGGKIHIGVESMINADFCTGSVLISFGAVLGKTSPVQLLVMAMFEVTLFSVNEFILLGVLGAKDAGGSMTIHTFGAYFGLVVARVLYRPNLSKSQHKNGSVYHSDLFAMIGTIYLWMFWPSFNSAVTAHGDDQHRTAMNTYYSLASCTLATYGFSALVSHEGKLDMVHIQNAALAGGVAVGTAGEMMLTPFGSMIVGFLAGTISVLGFKYLSPLLESKLKIQDTCGVHNLHGMPGVLGAIVGAITAAVASKDIYGDGLKDVFPDIHSGEVEASFQGIKQAISLAVTLGIALIGGIVVGFILKLPIYGAPPDTICFEDGIYWELPGEEGDHEEMTNVRTEAVDPETHKLNN, encoded by the exons ATGGCAGACGTTACGACCAACTTGcggctgaagctgccacttgTGTGCATCATCCTGgagatcatcctcatcatcctctttGGCGCCCTGGTGGAGTACAACGTTGACACGGATGCGAAGCTCTGGCATGAGAAACTCAACAATGGCTCCAGCAACTATGACAACGACTTCTACTTTCGCTACCCTA GTTTCCAGGATGTGCATGTGATGATCTTCATTGGCTTTGGTTTCCTCATGACCTTCCTGCAGCGTTATGGCTTCAGCAGTGTGGGCTTCAACTTCCTCATCGCGGCCTTCGCTCTGCAGTGGGCAACTCTCATGCAGGGCCTCTTGCATGGCTTTCACGGGGGCAAGATCCACATTGGAGTAGAGAG tatGATCAATGCTGACTTCTGTACCGGATCGGTGCTCATCTCGTTCGGGGCGGTGCTGGGTAAGACCAGCCCAGTCCAGCTGCTGGTCATGGCTATGTTTGAAGTCACCCTTTTTTCTGTCAATGAGTTCATCCTGCTCGGTGTCCTGGGA GCCAAGGATGCCGGTGGCTCAATGACCATCCATACTTTTGGAGCGTACTTTGGCCTGGTTGTAGCTCGTGTCCTCTACCGCCCCAACCTGTCAAAGAGCCAACACAAGAACGGCTCTGTCTACCACTCTGACCTCTTTGCCATGATCG GCACCATATATCTGTGGATGTTCTGGCCCAGTTTCAATTCTGCCGTCACGGCCCATGGTGATGACCAGCACCGCACAGCCATGAACACCTACTACTCCCTGGCGTCCTGCACCCTGGCCACCTATGGCTTCTCTGCACTGGTCAGCCACGAGGGCAAGCTCGACATG GTGCACATCCAGAATGCTGCTCTGGCTGGAGGGGTTGCTGTGGGAACGGCCGGTGAGATGATGCTCACTCCATTCGGCTCCATGATTGTTGGGTTCCTGGCAGGAACCATCTCTGTCCTGGGTTTCAAGTACCTCTCG CCCCTCCTGGAGTCGAAGCTGAAGATTCAGGACACGTGTGGCGTCCACAACCTGCATGGCATGCCTGGGGTCCTGGGGGCCATCGTTGGTGCCATCACTGCCGCTGTCGCCAGCAAGGACATCTATGGAGACGG TTTGAAAGACGTGTTCCCTGACATCCACTCTGGTGAGGTGGAGGCCTCATTCCAGGGCATAAAGCAGGCCATCTCTCTGGCCGTCACACTGGGAATAGCCCTCATTGGCGGAATTGTTGTCG GTTTCATTCTGAAACTCCCCATCTACGGGGCTCCTCCAGACACCATATGCTTCGAGGATGGCATCTACTGGGAG CTTCCTGGAGAGGAAGGTGATCACGAGGAGATGACCAACGTGCGAACGGAAGCAGTGGATCCAGAAACGCACAAACTCAAcaattaa
- the hapln2 gene encoding hyaluronan and proteoglycan link protein 2 produces the protein MICATVILITASCVTWMSAVYIPNNHAHKKLKYLIEPPVYAEVISRRGGNITLPCILRVKPAHFKVKWTKLEPHRRGTENIVLMTNGYAYKLYGLLGQRASLRKAHVMDASLQLSHLELEDDGKYRCELVNGIEDESVVITLRIEGVVFPYQSRNGRYKYTYHDAKEACAEQDGILATFKQLYRAWTEGLDWCNAGWLKDGTVHYPILHPRDTCGGELLPGIRSYGPKDRIRDHFDAFCFTSVTAGSVFFIEGPFTFEDAGQACQGEGADLALVGQMYSAWRFLKYDRCDGGWLQDGSVRFPISTPRERCGGLPDPGVRSFGFPNKILKLYGAYCYR, from the exons ATGATCTGTGCCACTGTTATTCTAATAACTGCAAGTTGTGTTACCTGGATGTCAGCTGTATACATCCCAAACAATCATG CCCACAAGAAACTAAAATATCTTATTGAGCCACCTGTTTACGCTGAAGTCATTTCTCGTCGAGGGGGAAACATCACTTTGCCATGCATCCTCAGGGTCAAACCGGCACATTTCAAAGTTAAATGGACCAAACTTGAGCCTCATCGCCGTGGAACCGAGAACATCGTCTTGATGACAAACGGTTATGCGTACAAGCTTTACGGCCTCTTAGGCCAGCGAGCCTCTCTTCGTAAGGCACATGTTATGGATGCCTCACTGCAGCTCAGCCATCTGGAACTGGAGGACGACGGGAAGTACCGCTGTGAGCTGGTCAATGGTATCGAGGACGAGAGTGTCGTCATTACACTGAGAATCGAAG GAGTGGTGTTTCCATACCAGAGTAGGAATGGTCGCTACAAATACACTTATCATGATGCCAAGGAGGCTTGTGCTGAACAGGATGGTATACTGGCTACATTCAAGCAGCTGTACAGAG CTTGGACAGAGGGTCTGGATTGGTGTAATGCAGGATGGCTCAAGGACGGAACAGTCCACTACCCAATTCTGCATCCACGAGACACTTGTGGAGGGGAACTACTGCCAGGTATTCGGAGCTACGGTCCCAAAGATAGGATCCGAGATCACTTTGACGCCTTCTGCTTCACATCTGTTACAGCTG GTTCAGTCTTTTTCATTGAAGGGCCGTTCACCTTTGAGGACGCAGGGCAGGCATGTCAGGGTGAAGGAGCAGACTTAGCTCTGGTCGGTCAGATGTACTCTGCCTGGCGTTTCCTGAAGTACGACCGCTGCGATGGAGGCTGGCTGCAGGACGGCAGTGTGCGCTTCCCTATCTCCACCCCTAGGGAGCGCTGCGGAGGCCTTCCAGACCCTGGGGTGCGAAGCTTTGGGTTCCCCAACAAGATACTGAAACTCTATGGAGCCTACTGCTATAGGTAG